The Mesotoga sp. UBA6090 genome contains a region encoding:
- a CDS encoding family 1 encapsulin nanocompartment shell protein, which yields MDLFKRQLAPLSSEAWEEINDRAKRVLKSYLSARKVVNVVGPKGWKYSFVPEGRVKILEKEGEVGVGLRKAKPLIEVRVPFKLVRWQMDDIERGAKDSDLGPLEQAAKQIALFEENVIYNGYEKATVKGIVESVENKPIPLGSKPNEIIESLSKAAQVLKDNFADGLFSLIVNPETMAILNSHVSGYPLVKRIESFLGTDIVVSRVVKDALLLPKDHADLEMVIGGDFEIGYQSHTDEEVELFITESFTFRVLDPAIIVRLSV from the coding sequence AAATAAACGATAGAGCAAAGCGAGTCCTGAAGAGTTACCTATCTGCAAGAAAGGTAGTGAATGTCGTCGGACCAAAGGGCTGGAAGTATTCTTTCGTTCCAGAAGGAAGGGTCAAGATTCTCGAAAAAGAAGGAGAGGTCGGTGTAGGTCTTAGAAAGGCAAAACCCCTTATAGAGGTAAGAGTTCCTTTCAAGCTGGTCCGCTGGCAGATGGACGATATAGAGAGAGGCGCAAAGGACTCCGATCTGGGACCGCTTGAACAGGCGGCAAAACAGATAGCGCTCTTCGAAGAGAATGTAATCTACAATGGCTACGAAAAGGCGACCGTCAAAGGAATCGTAGAGTCGGTCGAAAACAAACCGATTCCTCTGGGTTCAAAACCGAACGAAATCATCGAATCACTTTCGAAGGCTGCGCAGGTTTTGAAGGACAATTTCGCGGATGGACTGTTCTCTCTCATCGTCAATCCCGAAACAATGGCGATACTGAATTCACATGTTTCAGGCTACCCGCTTGTGAAACGAATCGAGTCCTTCCTCGGCACGGATATTGTTGTCAGCAGAGTTGTGAAGGATGCGCTGCTGCTGCCGAAGGATCACGCTGATCTAGAGATGGTTATCGGCGGAGATTTCGAGATTGGTTATCAGAGTCATACTGACGAAGAAGTGGAACTCTTCATAACTGAATCCTTTACTTTCAGAGTTCTAGATCCGGCAATTATCGTCAGACTCTCAGTCTAG